TTCTCGCTGAGTTCAGCGGCCTTGTCCTCGTACGCGGACTTCGTCTCCTCGAAGCCTTCGGTGGCGCCGGCCGCATCGGCCTGCTTCTCGGCGAAGTCCCGCCATGCGTCAGGTACCGACGGGCCGATGGTGAGCACGGGGGCGATGTCCTCCAGGCGGTCCAGGTCGACGTCCTTGAGCACCGGTTGCGGGACACCAATGATGATCAGATCCGGATTGGCCTTCGCGACCTCTTCGTAGTTCATCTCTGCGGCCGCATCGCCGGAGATCTTCGGGGTGTCCTGGTAGACCTCTAGGTCCTCCGGCGACATGAAGTCCTCACCGCGGGTCCACGTTGAGATGCCCACCAAGGGGGCTCCCGACTCGATCAACACGGGTACGGCGTACCCCGTGGCGATCACGCGCTGCGGGTCCGCCGGAATTTCGACCTCGCCTCGATCATCGGTGAACGTCCGGCTCGCACCCTCACCGGCGTCGTCTGCCTCGGAAGTGCCGCAGCCAGTGAGCAGCAGCGCGGACGCCACGACAGCGGCCGCGACACGCCAGAACTTGGGGGTCATTTGAGTTTCTCCTTCGGATACGCAAGAGGCCGCCACGCGACACACCAGCGATAAGGCTAGCCTTGCTTAATGACTCGGTCGTACCGCACAGCGGTCACCCGATATCGCGGAGGTGACAACACAATGACCCAAGTCCTCACGGCAGACACAGCCGCCGATCCACTGCTGTGCGAGGAGTTCGCGCACGGCCTCGGACCCCCGTCCGGAATCCTCATGTTGCGCTATCGCACCGGTGAGACCGCGGGGTTCGGGGACATCCGAGACGACTTCCTGCATCAGTTGTACTGGTGCCGAGACGGGCAACTCCAAGTCAGCGGATCCGGCGATAGACCGGAATGGATCGGCCCGGACCGCGCGTACTGGGCGCACCGTTCGGTCTCCCACCGCGTCTTCGCCCGCGGCAGCACCACCGTCTTCCGGGCCTTCCTGCGCGAGATCCCGCCCGGCCTGATCAACCTGCGCCACGCAACGGTCTCGATCACCGAGGACGCACGCCAGCAGATAGTTCGGCTGGCCTCACCCAACATCGCCGATCACGCATGGCCGGGAGCGCGTGCGCGGCTGATGAACGGGCTCCACGGCCTGGACGCCGAGGGCCATGATTCGACCTCCGTGGCGTCACTGGTCGCGGCCACGCTGCGCGCGAATCCGGCCTCCAACCGGTCGTTGGAGGACTTTGCCCGTGAACATCACGTCTCGCCCAAGACTCTGCAGCGAGACTTCGCCCGCACGTTCGGGTGCAGTTTCTCGCGCTGGCGGACGCATACCCGGCTGGAGGCTGCGCGAGATCTGGTCGGCGCATCGACGGTCACCGAAATCGCTCGGCGGGTGGGGTACTCCAACCCCTCGGCGTTCGTGGCCGCCTTCAACCGTGAGTACGGCTGCACCCCGGGCCGTCTCGGCTCCACCGCCTAACGACCTGCGGGGCAGTGCGTAACGCTCTCGAGCTACGAGCGTTACGCACTACCCCGCAGGTTGGGTAATGCCCTTAAGTTCGCGTGCTTTAGGAACCTGGGATGAGGATCGGCTTGATGGTCTTACCCGACAGCGAGTCCTGCTCGGCCTGATTGATCTCGCTCATCGGGTACGTCTCAATCAGCGAATCGAACGGGAACTTGCCCGCCTGCCACCACTCGATCATCCGCGGGATGAACACCTGTGGATCGGTTGCCCCTTCCAGAATGTTCATGATCGACTTTCCGGTCGACTCCGACCCCATCGGGAAGTCCCCCTGCTGCACCCCGACGAACCCTGCCGTGCCACCCAGGCGCAGTGCTGCCATCGCGTTCTTCTGCACCGGCGGCAACCCGGTCGTGTCGAACACGTAGTCCGCACCTCCGCCGGTGATCTCGTGGATCTGGGCGACGAGGTCCTCGGCGTCACCGGCGATCACATGAGTCGCGCCGAGCTCGCGAGCGATATCGAGGCGGTGTGGGTGTAGGTCGACGGCGATTATCGTCTTTGCCTCCAGCACCTTCGCCGCCATCAGCGCCGACAGTCCGACCGCGCCGGCGCCGAACACGACCAAACTCCTGCCCGCCTTGAAACCCATCGCCACGGCAATGGACGCCGCCCCGGTCTGCACGCCACACCCGAGCGGGCCCAATTTCTCCAACGGCAGCGCTTTGTCCACCACGACGGCATTGCGCTCGGTCGCCAGGCAGTACGTCGCAAACGACGACTGGCCGAACCAGCGCGCCTTCACATCGGCACCGTTCGCGTCCTTGCCGACCGGCTGGCCCTCGGCGGTAAGCCCGGACAGATTGCGCACCATGAACTGCACGCAGTAGGCGGGGACGCCGTCCGCGCAGGCCTGACACTTCCCACAGGAATCAAATGACAAGCACACGTGATCGCCAACCTGCGCCCGCGTCACGTCGGGGCCGACGGCCTCGACGACTCCGGATCCTTCGTGCCCAGTGACAATCGGCGGTCCGACGAGATCAGAACCGGCGCGTGGTACGACATCCGTGTGGCACATCCCGGCCCCCACCACGCGCACGAGCAACTCGCCCGGTCCTGGGTTAGGCAGTTCGATTTCCTCGATGGCATAGGGTCCGTCGGCTGCCCGCATCACCGCTGCTTGAGTCTTCATCACTGGTCTCCTCAGGTCGTTGGTAGCAACGTATGCCAACGCACGCATGCGGGGCAACGCATTCGAATGCCGCGTTGCTCGGGCTATGCCGATCGGGCAGTATCGGATCGTTCGCGCACCGAAAAGGAGAACGTATGTCGGCATCTCAGTTGGTCGTCGTCGGCGCCGGGCTCGCGGGGCTGCGGGCCTGTGAGGCCGCGCGTCGGGCCGGGTTCACCGGAATCATCACGCTGATCGGTGCGGAGCAACACCTGCCGTACGACCGACCGCCGCTGTCGAAGGAGTTCCTCGATGAGAAGGACCACGTCGGCGCGTACAAAGACGAGGAGGCCCTGCGCGACGAACTGCGGATCGAGTTGAAACTTGGCACCCGCGCGACGGGACTCAACCGTGGGCCACGTCTGGTTCGCACAAGCGCAGGGGATGTGCCGTACGACGAACTGATCATCGCCACCGGCGCGGACCCGCGAGTACTACCCGGCGACGACCAGGTCGTGTACCTGCGCACGCTCGACGACGCGCACCGGTTGCGTGACTCGCTCGCCCGGTCTGCGCGGGTGCTGGTCATCGGTGCCGGATTCATCGGGTCCGAGGTCGCCTCGGCCGCCCGGGCCCGCGGGCTGTCGACCACCGTGGTCGAGGCACTCGACGTGCCGCTGGTCCGCTCGCTCGGCGCCGAAGTCGGCGGACTGTGTACGGCGCTGCATCGTGACGCCGGTGTCGATCTGCGGCTCGGAGTACGCGTTGATTCCCTCGAGCGGACAGACGGTGGTGTACGGGTCGAACTATCGGACGGCACCGCAGACGTCTACGACTTGGTCGTGTCGGGAATCGGGGCTGTTCCGGCTACCAGTTGGCTCGCCGACTGCGGTCTACAACTAGCCGAGGACGGCGGGATCGTCTGCGACGAGAACCTTGCCGTACTCGACGCGGACGACGAACCGGTGCCGCACATCTGGGCAGCGGGCGACGTCGCGAGTTGGGTCAATCCGTTGTTCGGTACCCGAATGAGACTGGAACATTGGTCCAGCGCAGGGGAACAGGGCGGCGCGGCCGCCCGCAACGCGCTCGGCGAACCAACAGCGTACTCGACGGTGCCGTACTTCTGGTCGGACTGGTTCGGCACCCGGATTCAGTTCGTCGGCGTCCCGGACGGCGACGAGGTCGTCGTCCAGCAGCGCATAGATAAAGCAGGCGGAACCGTGGTGCTGTATCGACGCGGGGACCGCCTGATCGGTGCGTTCACCATCGGGCGGCCGGATCTGATCATGAAGTACCGCCGGTTGATCGCGAAGTCCGCCTCCTGGTCGGAAGGTCTGGAGTTCGGCGCGGGCAAGATCGCGTAGCGTCCCGTCACCGACGTGGGCACTGGCTGGTTCGCGGACGAGTCCTGCCGACATCACATGCGCACACGGTCCGAACCGACCTACCCGTTGTTACCGTTACTCGTATGTCTTTCGCCGCCCTTCTTGCTGAATCCGCCCCCGACCTCGGCGGATTCGCCGGTTGGGCCGTCGATCTCATGGAACGCTTGGGTGGGGTTGGCGCCGGCATCGCGATCGGGCTGGAGAACCTCTTCCCGCCGCTGCCCAGCGAGGTAATTCTGCCGCTCGCTGGATTTACCGCCAGCCAAGGCAACCTCAGCATCGCCAGCGCTCTGATCTGGACCACGATCGGGTCCGTCGTCGGCGCGATCGTGCTCTACTACCTCGGCGTCGCACTCGGCCGCGACCGGCTGCGCGCGATCGTTGACCGTCTTCCACTCGTCAAACTGTCGGACGTTGACAAGGCCGAGGCATGGTTCGCTAAGCACGGCACCAAGGCTGTGTTCTTCGGCCGGATGATTCCGATCTTCCGCAGTTTGATCTCGATTCCAGCAGGAATCGAGAAGATGCCGTTCTGGAAGTTCCTGGGCCTGACAGCGGCGGGGTCGGCCATCTGGAACTCGATCTTCGTCATTGCCGGTTATGTGCTCGGCGAGAACTGGCACGTCGTCGATGAGTACGCCGGCGTCCTGCAATGGATTGTCATCGTCGTCGTCGCAGCGTTGCTGCTGTGGTGGTTGGTCGTGCGCATCCGCACGATCCGCGCTCGGCGGAGCGGCACTGACGCCGCCGCCCAGAAAGACGCGGCGCTCGGGAAAGCGGCTGCGCTCGAGCAGAATGATGAGCGCCCGGAAGTCATCGACGCGGACAAGTGAGGACGTTGCGTAGCGTCCGGCGCCGCGGGACAAGTCCCACGAGTAGCCAGAGGCGATCGACGTCTCGATAGCGCGCGGTAGAGCACAAGGCAATGTTTGCTGAGAACCTCGCAAGTCATCGCCCACCGTGCTCCGGGACGACTTGACGACCGATTTCGGCGTCACTGACGACCCGAGCGCGTTGCTCGAGGCTTACTCGAGGTAGTGCGTCGTCCGCGCGGCTAACACGGTGCGCGCTCACCGGCCCCATCACGCCGTCGAGCTAACGACCGGCGTTCGGCCGCATTGGCCGTAAGTCCGATAGCCGCGTCGTACGCCGTAACCGCTTCGTCGTACCGCCGCAGGCGCCGCAACATGCTCGCCCGCGCCGCGTGATAGACGGCGTACTGCTCAAGCACGCGGTCGGGCGGAAGTTCGTCGAGAGCCTCGATCCCCGCCGCCGCACCGTCCCGTTCGCCGATAGCCACCGCTCGAGCTACCCAGGTGGGCGCACCCGGAGCGACCGCAATCAGCTGGTCATACAGCGCAACCACCTGCGTCCAATCGGTATCGGAGAACCGCTCCGCCTCGGCATGCACAGCCGCGATCGCGGCTTGAAGCTGGTAGCTGCCCGGCATATTTCGCCGAAGACAATGGCGCACTAGCTGGTGACCTTCGGCAATGAACGCCAGATCCCACAGCGTACGGTCCTGCTCATCGAGCGGAACGAGTTCGCCGTCGACTACCCGCGCATCGCGACGCGACTGGGTCAACAGCAGTAGCGCGAGCAGACCGACACACTCCGGCTCGTCCGGCATCAGTTCCACGAGCACTCGCGCGAGCCGGATCGCCTCGGTGGCGAGATCGTCGCGGACCGCGTCGTCCCCCGCTGCTGCGCGATAACCCTCGGTAAAGATCAGGTAGATCGCACGCAGTACGCCGTCCACTCGCTCGGGTAGCTCGGCGTCATCCGGCACCCGGTATGGGATCCGGGCGTCGCGGATTTTCGCTTTCGCCCGCGTCACCCGCGCAGCGATCGTCGTCTCGCTGGTCAGAAACGCGCGGCCGATGTCGGCTGTGCTCAGTCCGCCCAAGACTCGCAAGATGAGCGCCGCCTGATTCGCTGGCGCCAGCGACGGGTGCGCGCAGGTAAAAAACATCCGCAGCCGGTCGTCGGCAATGGCGGACTGGTCTAGGTCATCCGCGATCACCGGCGCCGCCGCTTCCTTGTCAGCGCGCTTGGCTTCACGCCGGATCCGGTCAATCGCTTCCCGGCGCGCTGTGGTGATGATCCAGCCGGCTGGGCTAGGCGGCCAGCCGTCGTCCGGCCAGCGGCGCACTGCCTTCTCGAACGCGGCCTGGACGGCGTCCTCGGCGAGGGTGATGTCACCGAGGACGCCGGTCAGCACGGATACGGCGCGCCCGTACTCGCTACGAAATACCGCGTCGATGTCCACCTGACTCACGCACCCGGGGCCCCTTCGATGAACGGCGAGGTTTCGATGCCCAAGCCCGTCGCCTCGACGTACCGCTTGGACCACATCAGCGCTTCATCGAGGTCGGCGACATCGATGATCATGATGCCGCCGACGTACTCGGCACCCTCCGCGAACGGTCCGTCAGTCACAACCGGGTCGGATTTTCCGGGACGGACGACGGTCGCCGTCGTCGGCTGATGCAAACCGCCACCGAAGACCCACGAGCCTTGGGCCTGCAGCTCCGCATCAATCGCCCCGAGTTTCTGCATTACCGGGACGAGATCGTCCTTGCTGGGGACGACACCGACGGGCTGGATCATCTTGAGCAGGTATTGAGCCATGGCACTCTCCATTCGTTGGCCGCTGGCTGTGTGCCAGCGTCTCACCCCTTATACGAACGGGGTCAGCCGAATTCGACAGTCGCTCGACAAATATTCCGCAAATAACGCAGCCGATCTGGGCAGGCATCGTCTCCACAACGATGCCCAGCCGATTTCACTGCGTTTTTGGCAGATCCGCTCGACTTCTCCGGCCGAGGCCGAAGCGATCCGAACCTGAACAGTCAGCGCGGCACAACCCGCAGCCGGCAGTCGGTTGTGGCCTATTCAGTGAGGGTGAAGCGCAGGCCGGCAATCTGCGCCGTCCCGTCCTCGTTCAGTAGGCCGGCAGCCTGCGCGGCATCGCGCACAGCCTGCAGGTCGCGGCACCGCACCGTGAGCCCGGCCAAACCGGGCTCGGCGCCATCGGCCGGCAGGAAGTCGACCCAGGCGTTATCGGTCGTCACGCGGTGCGCGCCGTCGACCTCGACGAGTGGGCGGTCCAGGAACTGCGCCCACTGCTTCGCCTGGGCCGCCGGGTCATTACTGAGCAGCGTGCTTCCGATGACCTGCGCGACGCGCGAACGGCCCTCATCACCGCGCGAATTTCCGGCCGGCCACCATGGGCCCTCCATGTTGTCCTCGACATGGGTATCGACCTCGAGCATCGATGGGCCGATATCGGCCGGATGCCACTGCAGGCAGTTGTAGCCGTCGTCCGAGACGGTGTAGATCTCGCGGTAGCCAAGTTCCTTACCGCGCTCACTGATCGCCGCGCGCTCTGCGGTTGCTGCCTGGAAAATCAGCATGTACCCGCGCGCGTCCGAGGACCGCAGGTAACGCGCCGCCGGCGCATCATCGGTGAACGGTGCGACGACCTCGAAGAATTGCGAGGGGCCGAACTCAAGCACAGCGTGGTGCAAACCGAACTTGGCGATTCCCGGGTCGACGTGCGCGACGTCGGCGCCGAAGACTGCCTTCAGTGCGGCGTTAGTGCCGTCGAGGTCACGAGCTGCTGAAGCGATTTGGCGTAGGGCAAGGGTGCTCATCGGAGTCCTTTCGTTTCCGGGATGCTCTCGCATCGACGGCCAGATGTGAAGCCCGCCGCCACGTCGACGAACCAGGAACGTGCTCAACGACTAGCAGGTTTGCGCAATCTAGTACCGCCGCGGCCTGGGCTCGCGCACTCGGAAGCACCCTTGGGCAGAATGGGGCGATGCCCACCGAAATCTGGCTCACGATCGCGCTCATCCTCGGCTTCATCGTCGCGGCCGGCGCGATCATGGCGGTACTCGCGTGGGTCGGCATCGGAGTCTTTCGGCGCATGGAGCGTCGCCGACCGTCTAGCGAGGGGCGCGAGCAGTCAGTGGCGGTAGCGAATGGTTTGTTCGAGTTGGGCGAGGTGCGCGAGGACGGCGGACCAGACCCTGCGGACCGCGTCGATGAGAACGCGGCCCGCGATTATGAGGAGAACCCATGAGCGCCGACGCGTCATCCGGAGAGGCGTACGCCGACGCGCTAATCCGGCAGGCATCGATCCGGCGGTTTGACCCGGATCGGGAGGTCACCCCGGCGGATCTCGAGGCGATCGTTGACGCGGCGCGGTGGACCGGCTCAGCGCGCAATCGTCAGCCGTGGCAGGTGGTCGCGGTGCGCTCAGTTGAGATGCGCGCGGAACTGAGCCGACTTGGCCGCTACGCCCAGTACATCGCCGAAGCGCCCGTCGTACTCGTCGTGCTGTCCGAGGACAATAAGGCTGCCGACACAGAGTTCGACGTCGGACGGTTCACCCAGTCGTTGACGCTCGCCGCCGCCGCGCGCGGACTTCGCTCATGCGTGGCCACGATCTTTCCCGAACGCAATTCGCGAGCAGCTGCGGAAGTAGTGCAGTCAGGCGAAGGGTGGATCGTCAAACACGTCCTCGCACTCGGCTATCGAACGACGGCTGCAGCCGAGGAGGGCCAATCGGCGATTCCGCGCGGACGCCGCCCGCTGGGTGAGATATTTCGTGAACTGTGAATTCCACGGTGGTTCGCCTACGCCACCTCGAAGCGTGCGCAGGCGAACTACCCGCTGGGATTAAGCCTGCCGCTCGACGATGAGCGTGGTGATCAGCTTGTCGCCGCCCCAGGTCGCGAGGTCCGCGCTGGTGGCTTGACCTTCGGGGGAGCCGAGTCCGGCCTGCAGCGCCTCCAGCGAATCAAAAACCAACTCGGTGACGACGTACAGCGGCACTTCACCCGTCACCTGCTGCAACGTCTTGTTGTAGCGCAGCTCTTTCAGGCCGGGAATCTTCTTGGCAATAGCGGCGTGGTTCTCGTACGCCTTATCGAAGGCCGCCGGATCCTCTGGGGCCTTATAAATCGCGAAAACGGAATGGCTCATCGAATTATCACCTTCTGTTGGAATAATGTGGCTTAGGCGACACTATCGATCACGCGC
The nucleotide sequence above comes from Cumulibacter soli. Encoded proteins:
- a CDS encoding RNA polymerase sigma factor, giving the protein MSQVDIDAVFRSEYGRAVSVLTGVLGDITLAEDAVQAAFEKAVRRWPDDGWPPSPAGWIITTARREAIDRIRREAKRADKEAAAPVIADDLDQSAIADDRLRMFFTCAHPSLAPANQAALILRVLGGLSTADIGRAFLTSETTIAARVTRAKAKIRDARIPYRVPDDAELPERVDGVLRAIYLIFTEGYRAAAGDDAVRDDLATEAIRLARVLVELMPDEPECVGLLALLLLTQSRRDARVVDGELVPLDEQDRTLWDLAFIAEGHQLVRHCLRRNMPGSYQLQAAIAAVHAEAERFSDTDWTQVVALYDQLIAVAPGAPTWVARAVAIGERDGAAAGIEALDELPPDRVLEQYAVYHAARASMLRRLRRYDEAVTAYDAAIGLTANAAERRSLARRRDGAGERAPC
- a CDS encoding DedA family protein, which encodes MSFAALLAESAPDLGGFAGWAVDLMERLGGVGAGIAIGLENLFPPLPSEVILPLAGFTASQGNLSIASALIWTTIGSVVGAIVLYYLGVALGRDRLRAIVDRLPLVKLSDVDKAEAWFAKHGTKAVFFGRMIPIFRSLISIPAGIEKMPFWKFLGLTAAGSAIWNSIFVIAGYVLGENWHVVDEYAGVLQWIVIVVVAALLLWWLVVRIRTIRARRSGTDAAAQKDAALGKAAALEQNDERPEVIDADK
- a CDS encoding ABC transporter substrate-binding protein, with translation MTPKFWRVAAAVVASALLLTGCGTSEADDAGEGASRTFTDDRGEVEIPADPQRVIATGYAVPVLIESGAPLVGISTWTRGEDFMSPEDLEVYQDTPKISGDAAAEMNYEEVAKANPDLIIIGVPQPVLKDVDLDRLEDIAPVLTIGPSVPDAWRDFAEKQADAAGATEGFEETKSAYEDKAAELSEKYADLLTDVKFGHVGAYGDVSAGTFQREFSGSWGTNIAEDIGVEYYGEVKEKMGGSGDVSEYPSIEELPQSLAEAEYITYTVQADGTPAPEVQYVLDSDLWQTLPAFQDGNVIPLKYTEASTFKDAAKTLDAIDEAFEPFLTQS
- a CDS encoding YciI family protein; this encodes MAQYLLKMIQPVGVVPSKDDLVPVMQKLGAIDAELQAQGSWVFGGGLHQPTTATVVRPGKSDPVVTDGPFAEGAEYVGGIMIIDVADLDEALMWSKRYVEATGLGIETSPFIEGAPGA
- a CDS encoding nitroreductase family protein, with the translated sequence MSADASSGEAYADALIRQASIRRFDPDREVTPADLEAIVDAARWTGSARNRQPWQVVAVRSVEMRAELSRLGRYAQYIAEAPVVLVVLSEDNKAADTEFDVGRFTQSLTLAAAARGLRSCVATIFPERNSRAAAEVVQSGEGWIVKHVLALGYRTTAAAEEGQSAIPRGRRPLGEIFREL
- a CDS encoding NAD(P)/FAD-dependent oxidoreductase — protein: MSASQLVVVGAGLAGLRACEAARRAGFTGIITLIGAEQHLPYDRPPLSKEFLDEKDHVGAYKDEEALRDELRIELKLGTRATGLNRGPRLVRTSAGDVPYDELIIATGADPRVLPGDDQVVYLRTLDDAHRLRDSLARSARVLVIGAGFIGSEVASAARARGLSTTVVEALDVPLVRSLGAEVGGLCTALHRDAGVDLRLGVRVDSLERTDGGVRVELSDGTADVYDLVVSGIGAVPATSWLADCGLQLAEDGGIVCDENLAVLDADDEPVPHIWAAGDVASWVNPLFGTRMRLEHWSSAGEQGGAAARNALGEPTAYSTVPYFWSDWFGTRIQFVGVPDGDEVVVQQRIDKAGGTVVLYRRGDRLIGAFTIGRPDLIMKYRRLIAKSASWSEGLEFGAGKIA
- a CDS encoding helix-turn-helix domain-containing protein, whose amino-acid sequence is MTQVLTADTAADPLLCEEFAHGLGPPSGILMLRYRTGETAGFGDIRDDFLHQLYWCRDGQLQVSGSGDRPEWIGPDRAYWAHRSVSHRVFARGSTTVFRAFLREIPPGLINLRHATVSITEDARQQIVRLASPNIADHAWPGARARLMNGLHGLDAEGHDSTSVASLVAATLRANPASNRSLEDFAREHHVSPKTLQRDFARTFGCSFSRWRTHTRLEAARDLVGASTVTEIARRVGYSNPSAFVAAFNREYGCTPGRLGSTA
- a CDS encoding NAD(P)-dependent alcohol dehydrogenase, with protein sequence MKTQAAVMRAADGPYAIEEIELPNPGPGELLVRVVGAGMCHTDVVPRAGSDLVGPPIVTGHEGSGVVEAVGPDVTRAQVGDHVCLSFDSCGKCQACADGVPAYCVQFMVRNLSGLTAEGQPVGKDANGADVKARWFGQSSFATYCLATERNAVVVDKALPLEKLGPLGCGVQTGAASIAVAMGFKAGRSLVVFGAGAVGLSALMAAKVLEAKTIIAVDLHPHRLDIARELGATHVIAGDAEDLVAQIHEITGGGADYVFDTTGLPPVQKNAMAALRLGGTAGFVGVQQGDFPMGSESTGKSIMNILEGATDPQVFIPRMIEWWQAGKFPFDSLIETYPMSEINQAEQDSLSGKTIKPILIPGS
- a CDS encoding EthD family reductase; translated protein: MSHSVFAIYKAPEDPAAFDKAYENHAAIAKKIPGLKELRYNKTLQQVTGEVPLYVVTELVFDSLEALQAGLGSPEGQATSADLATWGGDKLITTLIVERQA